In Thalassophryne amazonica chromosome 4, fThaAma1.1, whole genome shotgun sequence, a genomic segment contains:
- the ppm1na gene encoding protein phosphatase, Mg2+/Mn2+ dependent, 1Na (putative) produces the protein MRTARRASNVEVPSFLRQLAKETEKMVTFFLKGGTRDREPVEEDGFEEDDDLMPSPYLEHPNLEKHEAEGGSPSGVNYAVASMQGWRTQMEDAHTCMAQLKGELSDWGYFAVFDGHAGTTVAQYCSKNLLDHILATGRIKVDENPEQVKEGIHEGFLDIDQHMHKLARQDSWDQSGTTAAAVMLSPRYIYFINCGDSRTLLCRKGQVVFYTEDHKPFNPREKERIQNAGGSVTLQRVNGSLAVSRTLGDFDFKEVEWRPQTEQLVSPEPEVYELERTPDDEFLILACDGVWDAIGNEELCAFVHNRMQVCDDLREICTQVIDLCLYKGSLDNISVIIVCFPSAPQVSKEALQQEAALERLIDMKVEEIIHFIKSTDKDPDLLYVIKFLTSENIPGLPPGDGIISKRDCIISAYQKYITTHRTQEPTDAEGSEEASR, from the exons ATGAGGACTGCCCGGCGGGCGAGCAATGTGGAGGTGCCTTCCTTCCTCCGTCAGTTGGCCAAAGAGACAGAGAAGATGGTCACCTTCTTCCTTAAGGGGGGCACCAGGGACAGAGAGCCTGTGGAGGAGGATGGTTTTGAGGAGGACGATGATTTAATGCCCAGCCCGTACCTGGAACATCCAAACCTGGAGAAGCACGAGGCAGAGGGTGGTTCCCCCAGTGGGGTAAACTACGCTGTGGCGAGTATGCAGGGCTGGAGGACTCAGATGGAAGATGCCCACACCTGCATGGCCCAGCTGAAAGGAGAGCTGTCTGACTGGGGATACTTTGCTGTGTTTGACGGACACGCCGGCACCACAGTGGCACAGTATTGTTCCAAGAATCTGCTGGATCACATCCTGGCGACAG GTAGAATTAAAGTCGATGAAAATCCTGAGCAAGTGAAGGAAGGGATCCATGAGGGGTTCTTGGATATTGATCAACACATGCACAAACTTGCTCGCCAGGACAGCTGGGACCAGAGTGGCACTACAGCAGCAGCTGTCATGCTCTCGCCGCGCTACATCTACTTTATCAACTGTGGTGACTCTCGCACCCTGCTCTGCCGTAAAGGCCAGGTGGTCTTCTATACGGAGGACCACAAGCCCTTCAACCCCCGGGAGAAGGAGCGCATCCAGAATGCTGGGGGCTCAGTGACCCTACAGAGAGTCAATGGCTCACTGGCCGTTTCCAGAACTCTGGGAGACTTTGACTTCAAGGAGGTGGAGTGGAGGCCACAGACGGAGCAGCTGGTGTCCCCGGAGCCTGAGGTGTACGAGCTGGAGAGAACACCAGACGACGAATTCCTAATTCTAGCATGTGATGGTGTGTGGGACGCCATTGGTAATGAGGAACTCTGTGCCTTTGTGCACAACCGCATGCAGGTGTGCGATGACCTGAGAGAGATTTGCACCCAAGTCATTGACCTGTGCCTGTACAAG GGGAGTTTGGATAACATCAGCGTCATCATCGTCTGCTTCCCCAGCGCCCCCCAGGTGTCCAAAGAGGCCCTACAGCAGGAGGCTGCGCTAGAGCGACTGATCGACATGAAAGTGGAGG AAATCATCCACTTCATTAAGTCCACTGACAAGGACCCGGACCTCCTCTACGTCATCAAATTCCTCACCTCTGAGAACATACCAGGGCTTCCACCAGGGGACGGTATCATCAGCAA GCGAGACTGTATTATTTCAGCGTATCAGAAATATATCACAACTCACAGAACTCAGGAGCCCACG GATGCTGAAGGATCGGAGGAAGCATCACGCTAA